The window TTCCCTGTAGATTCGGGCGTCTTCCGGTTTTAGTTTTTTGACCGTTTTAATCGTTACATCGGGTTTGAAGCCAAAAAATGAATGAATTGTTTCACCCTGGACATTGAGTGCTGCGACACCAGTTGGAGCTAAAACAACAATCTTTTTACTGGTTATGGAACGGAAATATTCTAAGAGTGTTGATTTACCTGTCCCTGCCTTACCGGTAACAAAAACATTTTTGTCTGTGTTCTCCATCAAAGCTAATGCTTTTTTAAACTCATCGTTGAATTCGATGTTAATTGAATTGCTCATGGCTTTTTTCTGTATTATTATATAAAAAATGTAGGGGTGGTCAAGAAACTAAAAGAATGATGGTTGAAGCAGTTAAAAATTAAATGATAATCAAAAATGAAAGATATGAGAGTTGAGGTGTGGTATTCCCCAATGACCCTTAAAAGACACCAATTTAAAAATTAAGATTCATTTAAAATTGATAAGAGATACTTTTTTTAAACTCATTAATTGCCCGGATCTTGATTTCACCCTGACAAGCAAATCTTATTGCTTCAATCTCGGCATAGGCAGAATTCAAAGCAGTTATAAACGGAATGTTGAGTTCCACAGCGAGGCGGCGCATGGTATAACCATCCCTTTTGGCACTATAATTCATTGTTGGGGTATTGATTATCAAGTTGATCTTACCCTGACGCATCAAATCCAGGGCATTTGGCGATTTGTGCTCACTAATACGATAAACAGTCTCAACTTCGATACCCTTTTCCTGAAGATATTGAGCAGTTCCCCGGGTGGCGACAATTTTAAATCCCAGATCCTTCAACGCCTTTGCAATCTTGACTATTTCTTCTTTGTCTTCATCGCGTACAGTGATGTAGACAGTTCCTGATTTGGCAAACTTATTATCAGCGAGGATTGCCTTATAATATGCAGCACCAAATGTTTCATCGACTGCCATCACTTCACCGGTTGATTTCATCTCCGGACCAAGTATTGGATCAACACCCGGCAATTTGAGAAATGGAAATACCGGACCTTTTACTGAAACAAAATTTAAATTTAAATCTTTAGGTAGATTTAAATCTTTAATTTTATAACCGAGCATGATTTTGGTGGCGATTTTCGCCAGAGGAATTCCAATAGTTTTTGAGACATAAGGAACCGTTCTTGATGCCCGGGGATTTGCCTCAAGGACATATATTGTGCCATTTTGAATGGCTAACTGAATATTTATCAGTCCCACAGTATTCAACACCAATGCGATATCCCGGACAATTCTTTTTATCTCCCGGATGGTTTCCTCTTGAAGATTTTGAGGTGGCATCACACAGTATGAATCCCCAGAGTGTACCCCTGCTTGCTCGATATGTTCCATGATGCCGGCGATAAAAACATCTTCGCCATCACACAAGGCATCCACATCTACTTCGATGGCATTAGCAATATATTTATCAACAAGAATTGGGTGATCTGGCGAAACTTTTACTGCCAATCGGATATATTTTTCTAATTCCTGTTCATCATAAATGATTTCCATCGCTCTCCCCCCTAACACATAACTGGGGCGGACGAGCACGGGATAACCAATCTTTTTTGCAATTTCTCGCACGTCTTCGAAACTGTAACCGGTAGCAAATGGTGGCTGGAGGAGATTGAGTTGGCGAAGAATTGTGGAAAATGCCTCCCGATCTTCAGCCTGATGCATGCTGAGTGGACTAGTACCCAAAATTTTAGTTTTTAAGCCATATTTTTTCAAAGCATGAAACAATGGCATCGCTAAATTGACCGATGTTTGCCCACCGAATTGTAATATTACTCCGTAAGGATCTTCCCGCAATATTACATGCAAAATATCTTCGAGCTTCAAGGGCTCAAAATATAATCTCGTGGAAATATCAAAATCAGTTGAGACTGTTTCGGGATTATTATTAATTATGACTGCTTCATATCCTATTTCTTTTAGAGCCAGTGCCGAATGGACGCAACAATAATCAAATTCTATCCCCTGCCCAATGCGAATTGGTCCGGAACCAATTATCAAAATATTCCTCTTGTTTTTCTTTCTTCGTTTTTTGGCTTTGGCTTCAGCCCAATAGGTAGAATAATAGTAGGGAGTATATGCCTCAAACTCACCGGCGCAGGTATCAACAATGTTATAACTCGGCAATATCTTCTGCCGAAGACGAAATTCCGTGACCTGTTCTCGGCTTAAATTGAGAATTTTACTTATGTATTCATCACTAAAACCCATTTTCTTTGCCTGCAGAAGACACAAGGACTCCATGCCGTGTTTCTTTATCGCTTTTTCCATTTTCACAATATTTTCAATTTTGGCAATAAAGAATTCGTCTACTCTTGATAAAAAAGCAATTTTTTTCCTTGAATAACCACGACGTAGGGCTTCTGCCACCGCGAAGATAAAACGATCTGTTGGTTCCTGTAACTCTCTGATTAATTCGTATTCCTTCCAGGCATCCGGTTCCAGACCAACTTTATCAATCTCTAAAGAACGAAGTGCCTTGAGGAGCGCTTCTTCAATCGTAGAACCGATCGCCATCACCTCACCCGTGGACTTCATTTGAGTGCCAATGCGCCGGTCGACCGTGGGAAATTTATCAAAAGGCCAACGCGGAATCTTGATCACCACATAGTCCAGTGCTGGTTCAAAGGCGGCGGTGGTTTTTTTAGTTATTGCGTTGGGAATCTCATCAAGATTAAACCCAACTGCAATCTTAGCACTCACTCGTGCAATAGGATAACCAGTGGCTTTAGAAGCGAGAGCTGAAGAACGGGATACCCGTGGATTCACTTCAATCACCCGATATTCCCATTTCCTTGGATTCACCGCAAACTGAATATTACATCCCCCAGCAATCTTTAACGCCCTGATTATTTTTATCGCCGAATTCCGTAAAATCTGATGTTGCTTATCAGTCAGGGTCTGGGCGGGAGCAACCACGATACTCTCGCCTGTATGTATTCCCATTGGATCAATGTTCTCCATACTGCAGATGATAATGCAATTATCGTTATTATCTCGCATGACTTCATATTCGTATTCCTTCCAACCCAGAACACTTTCTTCGATTAAGACCTGATGGATTGGAGAACGATTAAGTCCAGTAATAACCGAATCATATAATTGATCAATATCGTATACCACACTGCTCCCGGTGCCACCAAGGGTATAGGCTGGGCGGATTAACAGTGGAAAATTAAGATTTTTCACTACCGTCCGCGCTTCTTCATAATTGTGAACGGCATAACTGCATGGAATCGGTTCGCCAATCTGCTTCATCAGGTTACAAAAATATTCACGGTTTTCAGCCATCTCTATCGTCTGGAGATTAGAGCCGAGCAATTCCACTTTAAATTTTTCCAGAACGCCCTGACGTGCAAGTTCATAGGCTAAATTCAAACCAGTCTGACCGCCGAAACCAGGCAAAAGTCCCTGTGGTCTTTCTTTTTCGATTATTCGAGCAATGACCTCAGGGGTAAGAGGTTCAATATAAACAATGTCGGCAGTCTCAAGATCGGTTTGAATCGTTGCCGGATTTGAATTTACAATTATCGTTTCGTACCCTTCTTCGCGTAAGGACCGGCTGGCTTGAGAGCCGGAAAAATCAAATTCTGCGGCTTGACCGATGATAATCGGTCCGGAACCAATTATTAAAACTCGTTTAATATCCCTGCGCCCGGGCATTGATTAGCTTAAAGAATCTCTCAAAGAGAAAAGAAGTATCATGGGGTCCAGGAGCACCTTCAGGGTGGAATTGAACAGAAAAGATTGGAAGTTGATGATGACGCATCCCCTCAATCGTGCCGTCATTGAGATTTATCCAATCAAAAATCATATCCGATTTTTTGTTTTCGCCTAAAATTGCATAGCCGTGATTTTGGGCGGTAATGTAAACGCGATTAGTCTCCAAAAACTTAACTGGATGATTATAGCCCCGATGGCCAAAGGTCAATTTATAGGTCTTTAACCCCAGAGCCAAGCCGATAAGCTGATGGCCTAAGCAGATGCCGAATATTGGATATTTATTTTCAATTAATTGCTTTAAAGTCTTTACCGTTGTGTTAAGTAGCGCGGGATGGGCGGGATCACCAGGACCGTTGGATACAACAATCCCGTCAGGGTTTAACTTTTTTATGTCTTCAAGGGATATATTATAAGGCACTTGAAAAACTGATGCGTACCGGAGAAGATTATTCAAGATACTCTTTTTAACTCCGCAATCGATGAGCA of the candidate division WOR-3 bacterium genome contains:
- the carB gene encoding carbamoyl-phosphate synthase large subunit; translation: MPGRRDIKRVLIIGSGPIIIGQAAEFDFSGSQASRSLREEGYETIIVNSNPATIQTDLETADIVYIEPLTPEVIARIIEKERPQGLLPGFGGQTGLNLAYELARQGVLEKFKVELLGSNLQTIEMAENREYFCNLMKQIGEPIPCSYAVHNYEEARTVVKNLNFPLLIRPAYTLGGTGSSVVYDIDQLYDSVITGLNRSPIHQVLIEESVLGWKEYEYEVMRDNNDNCIIICSMENIDPMGIHTGESIVVAPAQTLTDKQHQILRNSAIKIIRALKIAGGCNIQFAVNPRKWEYRVIEVNPRVSRSSALASKATGYPIARVSAKIAVGFNLDEIPNAITKKTTAAFEPALDYVVIKIPRWPFDKFPTVDRRIGTQMKSTGEVMAIGSTIEEALLKALRSLEIDKVGLEPDAWKEYELIRELQEPTDRFIFAVAEALRRGYSRKKIAFLSRVDEFFIAKIENIVKMEKAIKKHGMESLCLLQAKKMGFSDEYISKILNLSREQVTEFRLRQKILPSYNIVDTCAGEFEAYTPYYYSTYWAEAKAKKRRKKNKRNILIIGSGPIRIGQGIEFDYCCVHSALALKEIGYEAVIINNNPETVSTDFDISTRLYFEPLKLEDILHVILREDPYGVILQFGGQTSVNLAMPLFHALKKYGLKTKILGTSPLSMHQAEDREAFSTILRQLNLLQPPFATGYSFEDVREIAKKIGYPVLVRPSYVLGGRAMEIIYDEQELEKYIRLAVKVSPDHPILVDKYIANAIEVDVDALCDGEDVFIAGIMEHIEQAGVHSGDSYCVMPPQNLQEETIREIKRIVRDIALVLNTVGLINIQLAIQNGTIYVLEANPRASRTVPYVSKTIGIPLAKIATKIMLGYKIKDLNLPKDLNLNFVSVKGPVFPFLKLPGVDPILGPEMKSTGEVMAVDETFGAAYYKAILADNKFAKSGTVYITVRDEDKEEIVKIAKALKDLGFKIVATRGTAQYLQEKGIEVETVYRISEHKSPNALDLMRQGKINLIINTPTMNYSAKRDGYTMRRLAVELNIPFITALNSAYAEIEAIRFACQGEIKIRAINEFKKSISYQF
- the carA gene encoding glutamine-hydrolyzing carbamoyl-phosphate synthase small subunit — translated: MKLGTLILEDGTVFQGKGLGPNKTVYGEIVFNTSMTGYEEAFTDPSYAGQILLLTYPLIGNYGFDHRFQESAAVKIRGLVIKEPAFFSTNRRRIDDYLIQNHLPCIWDIDTRELTLKLRYYGTMKAMLSVSTRRIDIKNLLTQLIKKPHPHSENLVHEVSCQSVIFHKGKKNHRIVLIDCGVKKSILNNLLRYASVFQVPYNISLEDIKKLNPDGIVVSNGPGDPAHPALLNTTVKTLKQLIENKYPIFGICLGHQLIGLALGLKTYKLTFGHRGYNHPVKFLETNRVYITAQNHGYAILGENKKSDMIFDWINLNDGTIEGMRHHQLPIFSVQFHPEGAPGPHDTSFLFERFFKLINARAQGY